The genomic DNA CTCCTAAAAGATTGTCTCTATGGTCATCTATATACCCTTCTATCTCTTTATCATAAAGGTAAGCGTTCTTTTTATTTATAAATTCCTTAATATTTTTAGGCTTCATTGACAGTATAAAAAGCCCTCTATATGGATACATATATACATCATTTATCTGATTACTATATTTTTCTTCAATATTTTTTTTCATTACAAAGATACCATCTTTAAATGGATCAAAATATTTACTTATCTGAGTCATATAAAATGGATAAGCATATCCACTATCTACTACAATTACCACATTTTTATCATTTATTTGATAAAGTTCTCTATCTGAGAAAACATATAATTTAGATACATATTTTATTTTTTTCAGGTTTTCTTCAAACTCTTTCTTTTTAGCTTCATCCTCTATAAATTGTGAAAGTTGTTTAAAATCCTTTGTTGCCAATCCTTCATTTGCATAGATAAGCTTGGTATCTTTAGTTATAAAATCTCTAGGTGATGCTTTATAAGCAAATTTATAGCCTAAAAGACCGATTAAAATTACCACTACTACTATAACAACCCCTAATATCTTCTTCATAAATCCTTCTCCCTACTATCTTTGATTAGTCTCTATACGTTTCATCTCATTAATAGTTAGTTTTCTGTCTTCATTCTTAAAGAATGGTGTTTTTATTCTAGCTTTTCTTATTTCCCTTGTATCCAGGACACAACTAACTTCACCAGATTTAAATGTTTCTCCCTCTTTTATAATTTCACCACTTGGTGATACAACAAATGCATTTCCACAGAATATTACTCCATCCTCTATTCCACTTCTGTTAGCAAATATTGTATATACTCCATTTAACATTGAGTTTACCTGTGCTGTAAGTTTTGCTCTTCTGTTTATATTTTCTTTGCTCTCAGTGATTGTTGCCACTTCATTTCCTAATACAACAAGATATTTTATCCCCTGTTGTGCTAAGATAAATTGTGCTGACTGATGATAGAAATCATCTCCTATAAGAATTCCAACTTTTCCAAATTTTGTATCAAAAGCTGAGATACTATTTCCTTTCATAAAGCATCTGCTTTCAGAAGACATACCATAATCAGCAAGATAAACCTTTCTATGTTTTCCCAATACTTCTCCATGAGAAAGGTAGAAAGCAGTGTTGTAAGAATACTCCTCTTCTCCTATTTCAACAGCTCCAAATACAATATCTATAGCCTTACTCTTCTTAAGTAAAACTTCTGGTACCTCTTTTATTCCAATATCAAATACTATATCTTCCAATACATTTCCTGTAAGTGAAAGTTCTGGAAAAACAATAAGGTCATATCCACCAGCTATTGCTTTTTCAACTGCTTCAAGCATAATTTCCAAGTTCTTTTCAGCATTACCTAATAAAGGTTTTGTCTGGTCTAAGTAAAGTTTCATTTTGCCTCCTACTTTAAAAATTTCAAATCTTCCTGTGTAGTTATCTTCACATTATCATAATCTCCAGGTACTATTTTAACTGGATATCCCATTCTTTCCACTAAAGATGCGTCGTCTGTTCCTAAAAATTCATCCTCTTCTGCCTTTTTATAAGCATCTTTAAGAATATTTCCAGGAAAAGCCTGTGGTGTGTGAACTGCTATCAGATTCTCTCTTAAAGGTGTAGATACCACTTCCATATTCTCATTGATTATTTTTATAGTATCTTTCAC from Fusobacterium sp. DD2 includes the following:
- a CDS encoding nitrilase-related carbon-nitrogen hydrolase: MKLYLDQTKPLLGNAEKNLEIMLEAVEKAIAGGYDLIVFPELSLTGNVLEDIVFDIGIKEVPEVLLKKSKAIDIVFGAVEIGEEEYSYNTAFYLSHGEVLGKHRKVYLADYGMSSESRCFMKGNSISAFDTKFGKVGILIGDDFYHQSAQFILAQQGIKYLVVLGNEVATITESKENINRRAKLTAQVNSMLNGVYTIFANRSGIEDGVIFCGNAFVVSPSGEIIKEGETFKSGEVSCVLDTREIRKARIKTPFFKNEDRKLTINEMKRIETNQR